A genomic stretch from Terriglobales bacterium includes:
- a CDS encoding PilZ domain-containing protein, with protein MQKGNGFFAGPERRNYERLPVPLPIFVRGVDANGKDFLEFATALNISAGGALVAVRRYMPQSSNISLEIPSAPPQQIQTTVNSSRNLHAQVIRVTNSDRCDYWALQFSQPLV; from the coding sequence GTGCAAAAGGGCAATGGATTCTTTGCCGGTCCGGAGAGGCGTAACTACGAGCGGCTGCCGGTCCCACTGCCTATCTTCGTGCGCGGCGTAGATGCAAACGGTAAGGACTTCCTGGAGTTTGCGACAGCGCTAAACATCAGTGCTGGAGGGGCTTTGGTCGCCGTGCGACGCTACATGCCGCAGTCTTCGAACATCTCCCTTGAAATCCCGTCAGCGCCTCCACAGCAGATTCAAACTACGGTCAACTCCAGTCGAAATCTTCACGCGCAGGTAATCAGGGTAACCAATTCGGATCGCTGCGAC
- a CDS encoding HAMP domain-containing sensor histidine kinase, with the protein MPSETDGLGASIAAMRELGEESGASQSETHRRVRQMYMDELLRAYGQLHDRIRQSALALASAAHELRTPLAVMSGYTDVLLSEKLGALNERQRQILGEMQSSSQRLEHFIKDFLTYSAMETGRLDLRAEVADLNACISEVSGFWLARFKEKGVALFLVPCDDLPAFEFDQYKIQHVVSNLLQNALKFTREGGTVWVATEPYFWERRSREEDSAANRRTRPAMNTNSARVTVSDTGVGIAPEYHQEVFDDFFKLTESDDRGRGMGLGLAIARRIVHAHGGKIWVESEPGFGSKFRFLLPLKPQDGTGQELGKP; encoded by the coding sequence ATGCCTAGCGAGACCGACGGGCTCGGTGCCTCCATCGCCGCAATGCGCGAGCTTGGGGAAGAGTCCGGGGCGTCGCAGTCTGAGACGCATCGTCGGGTTCGCCAGATGTACATGGACGAACTGCTGCGCGCCTACGGCCAGCTGCACGACCGGATTCGCCAAAGTGCGCTAGCTTTGGCCTCCGCCGCTCACGAATTGCGTACTCCCCTGGCGGTGATGTCGGGCTACACCGATGTCCTGCTCAGCGAGAAGCTGGGAGCGCTGAACGAGCGCCAGCGGCAGATTTTGGGCGAAATGCAGTCGAGCAGCCAGCGGCTGGAGCACTTCATCAAGGATTTCCTTACCTACAGCGCGATGGAAACGGGCAGGCTGGACCTGCGCGCCGAGGTGGCGGATCTGAACGCATGTATTTCCGAAGTCAGCGGGTTCTGGCTGGCACGCTTCAAGGAAAAGGGCGTGGCGCTGTTTCTGGTTCCCTGCGACGACCTTCCGGCCTTCGAGTTCGACCAGTACAAGATTCAGCACGTGGTCTCCAACCTCTTGCAGAACGCGCTCAAGTTCACGCGCGAAGGCGGAACCGTCTGGGTGGCAACCGAGCCGTACTTTTGGGAGCGTCGCAGCCGTGAAGAGGACTCGGCGGCCAACCGCCGCACCCGGCCGGCGATGAATACGAACTCCGCCCGCGTGACCGTTTCCGACACCGGCGTTGGCATTGCCCCGGAGTATCACCAGGAAGTGTTTGACGACTTCTTCAAGCTCACTGAAAGTGACGACCGAGGTCGGGGCATGGGCTTGGGGCTAGCCATCGCTCGCCGTATCGTGCATGCCCACGGCGGAAAGATCTGGGTAGAGAGCGAGCCCGGCTTTGGCAGCAAGTTTCGTTTCCTGCTGCCGCTGAAGCCGCAGGATGGTACAGGTCAGGAACTGGGAAAACCATGA
- a CDS encoding sigma-54 dependent transcriptional regulator, translating into MKNNPMILVVDDEPSMLGYVRTLLEVESYKVETVSNGPDAVKRVGEEPAPSLVLLDMLMPKMDGLETLEQIRQVRPGTKVIVLSCVNDTRKVVQAMRLGALDYLTKPFQRNELANVIRHSLEAKAVRERKPVVPGDIDELGDDQFFLAASDTMRKLRAQAAMVANVDIPVLMLGESGTGKEVVARLIHRMSARAQRPFLKVNCAALPADLLESELFGYEPGAFTGAQRSKPGKFELADKGTILLDEIGEMPVSLQAKLLHVLQDQRFSRLGSRTTVKVDVRVIAATNVDVQAAIAARKLREDLYYRLNAFTLRLPPLRERRDEIPLLLKHFMARLSERYARPPLPLSSALLDACMKYQWPGNVRELGNFVKRFLIIQDEAAAIHELMSHAQMEETEKPASAPNDLKQLVRGVKDEAETEAITRALEQTNWNRKDAARLLRISYKALLYKIRQYGIEERAANGSRALRPLA; encoded by the coding sequence ATGAAGAACAATCCTATGATTCTGGTGGTGGATGACGAGCCCAGTATGCTGGGCTACGTGCGCACCTTGCTGGAAGTGGAGTCCTACAAGGTGGAGACCGTCTCCAACGGTCCGGATGCCGTCAAGCGGGTGGGCGAGGAACCGGCGCCGTCGCTCGTCCTGCTGGACATGCTCATGCCCAAGATGGACGGCCTCGAGACACTGGAGCAGATTCGCCAGGTCCGTCCCGGTACCAAGGTCATTGTTCTCTCCTGCGTGAACGATACCCGCAAGGTGGTGCAGGCGATGCGCTTGGGCGCCCTCGACTACCTGACCAAGCCTTTTCAGCGCAATGAGCTGGCCAACGTCATCCGCCATTCCCTGGAAGCCAAGGCCGTCCGCGAGCGCAAGCCGGTGGTGCCTGGCGACATCGACGAACTGGGCGATGACCAGTTCTTCCTGGCCGCCAGCGATACCATGCGCAAGCTTCGGGCCCAGGCCGCTATGGTGGCCAATGTGGACATCCCGGTCCTGATGCTGGGGGAGAGCGGTACGGGCAAGGAGGTGGTCGCCCGGCTGATTCACCGCATGTCAGCTCGTGCCCAGCGACCGTTCCTCAAGGTGAATTGCGCGGCCTTGCCTGCGGACCTGTTGGAGAGCGAGCTCTTCGGCTATGAGCCGGGCGCGTTCACTGGTGCGCAGCGCTCCAAGCCGGGCAAGTTCGAGCTGGCCGACAAGGGCACCATTCTTCTGGACGAGATCGGCGAGATGCCGGTTTCCCTGCAGGCCAAGCTGCTGCACGTGTTGCAGGATCAGCGCTTCTCACGACTCGGCAGCCGCACCACGGTGAAGGTCGATGTGCGGGTGATCGCGGCTACCAACGTGGACGTGCAGGCCGCCATCGCCGCCCGCAAGCTGCGCGAAGATTTGTACTATCGCTTGAACGCGTTCACTCTCCGACTGCCTCCGCTGCGCGAGCGGCGCGACGAGATCCCCCTGCTGCTCAAGCACTTCATGGCCCGGCTGTCGGAGCGCTACGCGCGGCCGCCGCTGCCTCTTTCTTCGGCCCTGCTCGACGCCTGCATGAAATATCAATGGCCTGGCAACGTCCGCGAGCTGGGGAACTTCGTCAAGCGTTTCCTCATCATCCAGGACGAAGCCGCCGCCATTCACGAGCTGATGAGCCACGCGCAGATGGAAGAGACGGAGAAGCCGGCGTCGGCTCCCAACGACCTCAAGCAACTGGTCCGGGGCGTCAAGGACGAAGCGGAAACCGAGGCCATCACGCGCGCGCTGGAGCAGACCAACTGGAACCGCAAGGACGCGGCCCGACTGCTCAGAATCAGCTACAAGGCGCTGCTCTACAAGATTCGCCAGTACGGCATCGAGGAGCGAGCTGCCAACGGAAGCCGCGCTCTGCGTCCCTTAGCCTAG